A genomic segment from Tuwongella immobilis encodes:
- a CDS encoding sulfatase family protein: protein MRKLLFSAVLMLVASVGIASAADRPNLLIMMTDDQRADALSCAGNPVLRTPNLDRIAGEGARFRNMFVTNALCAPSRATLLTGLYSHSHGVTDNRGRIVPQSIPMVSDLLRKAGYEVAFCGKSHQGNALRDREWDHYFGYRGQGNYLKPMVAEGTKGKDLPRDGWMDDVITDDAIAWMKQPHEKPFAMFLFFKAPHRSWTPPPRHKDLFNNVTIPLPKLWDADRNAKTQAFAKADNRIGDFADVKDFQSYVKDYYRTIVGVDDNVGKVFAALEANKQLDSTAILFTSDNGFFQGEWKAFDKRFMHEPSIRVPLLMRYPAKIKAGSLIDPMVLNVDIAPTLLDLAGLPVPESMQGRSVVPLFAGTPADWRKDWLYEYFEYPAEHNVRKHRGVRTDTHKLIHYYESPEEWELYDLSKDPDELHNLYRKPGMEALTTQLKQRIVDLRKQTNDRD, encoded by the coding sequence ATGCGGAAGCTGCTGTTTTCGGCGGTTCTGATGCTGGTGGCCAGCGTGGGAATCGCCTCGGCCGCCGATCGGCCCAATTTGCTCATCATGATGACCGACGATCAGCGTGCCGATGCCCTGAGCTGCGCGGGCAATCCAGTGCTGCGCACGCCAAACCTCGACCGCATCGCGGGGGAGGGGGCGCGGTTCCGCAACATGTTTGTTACCAATGCGTTATGCGCTCCCAGCCGCGCGACGCTGCTTACCGGGCTGTATTCGCATTCGCACGGGGTCACAGATAACCGCGGTCGAATCGTGCCGCAATCGATTCCGATGGTCTCCGATCTGCTTCGGAAAGCGGGATACGAAGTCGCGTTCTGCGGGAAGTCCCACCAGGGCAACGCCTTGCGCGATCGGGAATGGGATCACTACTTCGGCTATCGCGGTCAGGGGAATTATCTCAAGCCGATGGTTGCGGAAGGCACCAAAGGCAAAGACCTGCCGCGGGATGGGTGGATGGACGATGTCATCACCGACGATGCGATTGCCTGGATGAAGCAGCCGCACGAAAAGCCGTTCGCCATGTTCCTGTTCTTCAAAGCGCCGCATCGCAGTTGGACGCCGCCGCCGCGCCACAAGGATTTGTTCAACAATGTGACGATTCCGCTGCCGAAATTGTGGGATGCAGACCGCAACGCCAAGACGCAAGCCTTTGCGAAAGCGGATAATCGCATCGGCGACTTTGCCGATGTCAAAGATTTTCAATCCTACGTCAAAGACTACTACCGCACCATCGTCGGTGTGGATGACAACGTGGGGAAAGTGTTTGCCGCCCTGGAAGCGAACAAGCAGCTCGATTCGACCGCGATTCTGTTCACCAGCGATAACGGATTTTTCCAGGGGGAATGGAAAGCGTTTGACAAGCGGTTCATGCACGAACCGTCGATTCGGGTGCCGCTGTTGATGCGCTATCCGGCGAAAATCAAAGCTGGCTCGCTGATCGATCCGATGGTTCTGAATGTGGACATTGCCCCGACGCTGCTCGATTTGGCCGGACTGCCGGTGCCGGAATCGATGCAGGGCCGCAGTGTGGTGCCATTGTTCGCGGGCACTCCCGCCGATTGGCGGAAAGATTGGCTGTACGAATATTTCGAATATCCCGCCGAACACAATGTCCGCAAGCATCGCGGGGTGCGAACGGACACCCACAAGCTGATCCATTATTATGAATCGCCTGAAGAATGGGAGTTGTACGACCTGTCGAAAGACCCGGACGAGTTGCATAATCTCTACAGGAAGCCCGGCATGGAAGCGTTGACGACGCAGTTGAAGCAGCGCATCGTCGATCTTCGCAAGCAGACCAACGACCGCGACTGA
- a CDS encoding penicillin acylase family protein, protein MGVLRLVGRVVLGRRLPITQGELSVPQLAGKVAIHRDRWGIPVIEATTPNDGWYGLGFCHGQDRTVQLEMQLRLSRGTLSELIGQAGVPVDRLIRRLGLGLAAETQLPQLAPEHRAILEAYTHGMNAAHRHGLSKLPHEFALLKSKPTPWMPADVLAFTKLTSFLLASNWDCELARFKLLVEFGPTVLTDLDPGALADHPVSIPPGDPIGSGAKAVLDALQHDLGLLSEWAAPGGGSNNWVIAGSKTATGKPILANDPHLAPILPNHYYLATIRTPNWRISGASFVGTPTFSSGHNGHIAWGLTAGLTDNTDLFLERLSADGRTYQQGERQEPCILRDEIIYVKDGEPVTERVRSTSRGPIISPALDGIAPAISIRATWLDAHPVNGWLGAQSCTDVRSFRRCFEQWPFLGQNIVYAHTDGTIGYQLAGQLPKRKRGRGMLPLPGWDDANGWHADLVPFEQMPHSERPEAGFITTANNPPMRAGDGPDLGSDFLDGYRAAILGDALQRRNDWDSDGCQQLQTDFTAMPWTEIRSTVLALDGTDPETFTAIELLRNWNGMADTDSPAATVYELFLARMAQRVVAAKCGDSPTGEFALGRGFSSLTPMTFMAHRQMGRLSRWIREQPPGWFSEGWNRVMESTLAEIIRELNRRFGPGPRWWAWGHLRPLVGRHVLMGTVNPWKAIFNRGPYPFGGDDNTPCQASVTAFDPLAPTENIPCVRVVMDVGQWQATRAMLFGGQSGNPYSDHYDDLIPMYLSGDMITIPQSPEEIAKKQRQTLLLRPELPASDDASESPSAG, encoded by the coding sequence ATGGGTGTACTCCGCCTCGTGGGGCGTGTGGTGTTGGGGCGACGATTGCCGATCACGCAAGGGGAACTGAGCGTTCCCCAACTTGCGGGGAAAGTGGCCATTCACCGCGATCGCTGGGGGATTCCGGTCATCGAGGCGACCACGCCCAACGATGGCTGGTACGGGCTGGGATTCTGCCACGGGCAAGACCGGACCGTGCAATTGGAAATGCAGTTGCGGCTGTCGCGTGGCACGTTATCCGAATTGATCGGGCAGGCGGGGGTGCCGGTCGATCGCTTGATTCGCCGACTGGGGTTGGGATTGGCCGCCGAGACGCAACTGCCCCAACTCGCCCCCGAGCATCGCGCCATCTTAGAAGCCTACACACATGGCATGAATGCGGCTCACCGGCACGGGTTATCCAAACTACCCCACGAATTTGCGCTGTTGAAATCCAAGCCAACGCCGTGGATGCCCGCGGATGTGTTGGCATTCACGAAATTAACATCATTTCTGTTAGCTTCGAATTGGGATTGTGAACTCGCACGATTTAAATTGTTAGTCGAATTTGGGCCAACGGTGTTAACCGATTTAGACCCCGGCGCGCTGGCCGATCATCCGGTGAGTATTCCGCCGGGTGATCCGATTGGCAGCGGGGCCAAGGCGGTGCTGGATGCGCTGCAGCACGATCTGGGGCTGCTCAGCGAATGGGCGGCTCCGGGAGGTGGTTCCAACAATTGGGTCATTGCGGGATCGAAGACCGCAACCGGCAAGCCGATCCTGGCCAACGATCCGCACCTCGCACCGATTCTGCCCAATCATTATTATCTGGCGACGATTCGCACCCCGAATTGGCGGATCAGCGGGGCGAGTTTCGTGGGCACGCCGACCTTCTCCAGCGGGCACAACGGCCACATCGCCTGGGGACTGACCGCCGGACTCACCGACAATACCGATCTATTCCTGGAACGATTGTCCGCCGATGGTCGCACCTATCAGCAGGGCGAACGCCAGGAACCGTGCATTCTGCGAGACGAAATCATCTACGTCAAAGATGGCGAGCCGGTGACGGAGCGGGTTCGCAGCACGTCGCGAGGGCCGATCATCAGCCCGGCGTTGGACGGTATTGCTCCGGCGATCAGCATTCGCGCCACTTGGCTGGATGCGCATCCAGTCAATGGCTGGCTGGGTGCCCAATCCTGCACCGATGTGCGAAGTTTCCGCCGCTGCTTCGAGCAATGGCCGTTCTTGGGACAGAATATCGTCTATGCCCATACCGATGGGACAATCGGCTATCAATTGGCGGGTCAACTCCCGAAGCGGAAGCGCGGCCGGGGAATGCTGCCGCTGCCGGGGTGGGACGACGCAAACGGTTGGCATGCGGATCTGGTGCCGTTCGAGCAGATGCCGCATTCGGAACGGCCCGAAGCGGGGTTTATCACCACGGCGAACAATCCGCCGATGAGGGCGGGGGACGGGCCGGATCTTGGCTCGGACTTCCTGGACGGCTACCGAGCGGCGATTCTGGGCGATGCGCTGCAGCGTCGCAACGATTGGGATTCTGACGGCTGCCAACAGTTGCAGACCGATTTCACGGCGATGCCATGGACCGAGATTCGCTCAACCGTGCTGGCCTTAGATGGCACTGATCCCGAGACATTCACCGCGATCGAACTGTTGCGGAACTGGAACGGAATGGCCGACACCGATTCGCCCGCCGCCACGGTGTATGAGTTATTCCTGGCCCGGATGGCGCAACGGGTGGTGGCTGCGAAATGCGGCGATTCCCCCACCGGGGAGTTTGCCTTGGGGCGTGGCTTTTCGTCGTTGACGCCGATGACATTTATGGCGCATCGGCAGATGGGGCGGCTGAGTCGTTGGATTCGGGAGCAACCGCCGGGATGGTTTTCCGAGGGGTGGAATCGGGTGATGGAATCGACGCTGGCGGAAATTATCCGCGAGCTGAACCGCCGCTTCGGGCCGGGGCCGCGCTGGTGGGCGTGGGGGCATCTGCGTCCGCTGGTGGGGCGGCATGTGCTGATGGGGACGGTGAATCCCTGGAAGGCAATCTTCAATCGCGGGCCGTATCCCTTTGGCGGAGATGACAATACGCCGTGCCAAGCCTCGGTGACAGCATTCGATCCGTTGGCGCCAACCGAGAATATCCCCTGCGTGCGCGTCGTCATGGACGTGGGCCAATGGCAGGCGACGCGGGCGATGCTGTTCGGTGGGCAGTCCGGTAATCCCTATTCGGATCATTATGATGATCTGATTCCGATGTATCTTTCGGGAGACATGATTACCATCCCGCAATCACCCGAAGAGATTGCCAAAAAACAGCGACAAACCCTGCTATTGCGACCGGAATTGCCCGCCAGCGACGACGCCTCCGAATCGCCGAGCGCGGGTTGA
- a CDS encoding class I tRNA ligase family protein, with translation MPFEKVDTQVDFPAKEREILTFWDRVQAFQRLREQNRGKPRWSFLDGPLTANNPMGVHHAWGRTYKDAYQRFYAMTGHELRYQNGFDCQGLWVEVEVEKEMKLTSKRDIEELVPGDPFAGIDRFVCACKDRVNKFARTQTEQSIRLGYWMDWDVTDADWAKRPDDRKSYFTMSEENNYTIWSFLKKCHDRQLVYRGYDAMPWCPRCGVGISEMEMKEGYKFVEHRAVFVKFPLRDRPGENLLAWTTTPWTLSSNVGAAVNPELTYLKIRSKDEVFYVAKGAFKFNRMESSGGDDEGGEATAKKGKREWLPGVPNLKTIEQMFKERSKDGYEILGELKGEEMVGWQYVGPFDDLPAQQHPAGFPEELAVVVRKQNWAPEVSAATVHRVIPWKDVGETEGTGIVHIAPGCGKEDFGLGKELGLPPVAPLDENGQFLPGFGELTGKSAVDPKTAEQVFFALQQSNRLFATERYVHKYPHCWRCKTELLFRLVDEWFIDMSWRDEIINVVEQVTFLPESINGQAREKDWLRNMGDWMISKKRFWGLALPIWVDEHDPNDFEVIGSREELQARAIDGWEKFDGHEPHRPWVDQVVIRNPRTGNRMFRVPDVGNPWLDAGIVPFSTMFYNRDRTEWEKWFPADFITECFPGQFRNWFYAILAMSTMMEQKPPFKVLLGHALVRDQNGDEMHKSKGNSIPFNEAADGDYELFVQRKPDLKAEDQVKKDLPPGYLSWSEGETLYEGKMVSVVKAKYPPIGADVLRWMFSRQNPAANINLGPSTADETRAKFHLKLWNSYAFLCNYARLDQFDPTAPAIPVVHRPEIDRWILSDLQTLVKLAHESFQHFQLQEFCLAVERFVDDKLSNWYIRRNRRRFQKSEQADDKQAAYQTLYTVIVTLTKLIAPVVPFLAELMYQNLRTTNEPDSVHLTQFPQVDPALVDPVLSAKVDALMRLVSLGSAARNVAKIKVRQPLAELFIQPADDVEAAAATDMSRELSEELNVKRITVVPTSEKPLFELEVKANMKSLGGRAGARLQEIKKAIEAVPAEVTSLFEGKVTEATLDLPGEPFVITLSDLTVAPKAPTGFVGVLDRKTRISLDTRISDELALEGLARDVIRGVQDTRKNAGLEMEDRIALAFATENPKLTQAITAHRDSIAAETLATSLELDPATLGEGAFTGSAKVDGKPLTIALKKV, from the coding sequence ATGCCGTTTGAGAAAGTGGATACGCAGGTCGATTTCCCCGCCAAGGAACGGGAGATCCTTACCTTTTGGGATCGCGTTCAAGCGTTCCAACGTCTGCGCGAGCAGAATCGTGGCAAACCACGCTGGTCGTTCCTGGACGGGCCGCTCACCGCGAACAATCCGATGGGTGTCCACCATGCCTGGGGGCGGACATACAAAGACGCGTATCAGCGTTTTTATGCCATGACCGGGCATGAGTTGCGCTATCAAAATGGCTTCGACTGCCAGGGATTGTGGGTGGAAGTCGAAGTCGAAAAGGAAATGAAGCTGACCTCGAAGCGCGATATCGAGGAACTTGTCCCCGGCGATCCGTTCGCGGGGATCGATCGGTTTGTCTGTGCCTGCAAAGACCGCGTGAATAAGTTCGCCCGCACCCAAACCGAACAATCCATCCGACTGGGATATTGGATGGATTGGGATGTCACCGATGCGGATTGGGCCAAGCGTCCGGATGATCGGAAATCGTACTTCACGATGTCCGAAGAAAACAACTACACCATCTGGTCGTTCCTGAAGAAGTGCCACGATCGGCAATTGGTGTATCGTGGGTATGATGCCATGCCGTGGTGCCCGCGGTGCGGTGTCGGCATTTCCGAAATGGAAATGAAGGAAGGGTATAAGTTCGTCGAGCATCGCGCGGTGTTCGTGAAGTTCCCGCTGCGGGATCGGCCCGGCGAGAATCTGCTCGCCTGGACAACCACCCCGTGGACGCTGTCCAGCAACGTCGGTGCGGCGGTCAACCCGGAATTGACGTATCTCAAGATCCGCTCAAAGGATGAGGTGTTCTACGTCGCCAAGGGTGCGTTCAAATTCAACCGCATGGAATCCAGCGGCGGCGATGACGAGGGCGGAGAAGCGACCGCCAAGAAGGGGAAGCGGGAATGGCTCCCCGGTGTGCCGAATCTGAAGACCATCGAGCAGATGTTCAAGGAACGCTCGAAGGATGGCTACGAAATCCTCGGCGAACTCAAAGGCGAGGAGATGGTCGGCTGGCAATATGTCGGCCCGTTCGATGATTTGCCCGCGCAGCAACACCCGGCGGGGTTCCCCGAGGAACTCGCGGTCGTGGTGCGCAAGCAGAATTGGGCACCGGAAGTCTCGGCGGCGACCGTGCACCGGGTGATCCCGTGGAAAGATGTCGGCGAGACCGAAGGGACGGGCATCGTCCACATCGCGCCGGGCTGCGGGAAGGAAGACTTTGGCCTGGGCAAAGAATTGGGACTGCCGCCGGTCGCTCCGTTGGACGAAAACGGCCAGTTTCTCCCCGGCTTTGGCGAACTCACCGGCAAATCCGCCGTCGATCCCAAAACCGCAGAGCAGGTCTTTTTCGCGCTCCAACAATCGAACCGACTCTTCGCCACCGAACGCTACGTCCACAAGTATCCGCACTGCTGGCGGTGCAAGACGGAACTGCTGTTCCGGCTGGTGGATGAGTGGTTTATCGATATGAGTTGGCGCGATGAAATCATCAATGTTGTCGAGCAAGTCACGTTCCTGCCGGAGTCGATCAACGGCCAAGCGCGGGAAAAAGACTGGCTGCGCAACATGGGCGACTGGATGATCTCCAAGAAGCGATTCTGGGGGCTGGCGCTGCCGATCTGGGTCGATGAGCATGACCCCAACGATTTTGAGGTGATCGGCTCCCGCGAGGAATTGCAGGCACGGGCCATCGACGGCTGGGAGAAATTCGACGGCCACGAGCCGCATCGTCCCTGGGTCGATCAGGTGGTCATCCGCAATCCGCGCACGGGCAATCGCATGTTCCGCGTGCCGGATGTCGGCAATCCTTGGCTGGATGCGGGCATCGTGCCGTTTTCCACGATGTTCTACAACCGCGATCGCACCGAATGGGAAAAGTGGTTCCCCGCCGATTTCATCACCGAGTGCTTCCCCGGACAGTTCCGCAACTGGTTCTACGCCATCCTGGCGATGAGCACCATGATGGAACAAAAGCCGCCGTTTAAGGTGCTGCTGGGCCACGCCTTGGTGCGTGACCAAAACGGCGACGAAATGCACAAGTCGAAGGGCAATAGCATTCCGTTCAATGAGGCCGCGGATGGGGATTATGAGTTGTTTGTGCAGCGCAAGCCCGATCTGAAGGCCGAAGATCAGGTGAAAAAGGATCTGCCGCCGGGCTATCTGTCCTGGAGCGAAGGCGAAACGCTGTACGAAGGTAAGATGGTTTCGGTGGTGAAGGCGAAGTATCCCCCGATTGGGGCGGACGTGCTGCGGTGGATGTTCAGTCGGCAAAATCCGGCGGCGAATATCAATCTCGGCCCTTCGACCGCCGATGAAACCCGCGCGAAATTCCATCTCAAGCTGTGGAATTCGTATGCCTTTTTGTGCAACTATGCGCGATTGGATCAATTCGACCCAACCGCCCCAGCCATCCCGGTGGTTCACCGCCCGGAGATCGATCGCTGGATTCTCTCGGATTTGCAGACGCTGGTGAAGCTCGCCCACGAATCGTTCCAACACTTCCAGTTGCAGGAATTCTGCCTGGCGGTGGAGCGATTTGTCGATGACAAGCTCTCCAATTGGTACATCCGCCGAAATCGCCGACGATTCCAAAAGTCGGAACAAGCAGACGACAAGCAAGCCGCGTATCAGACGCTGTACACGGTGATTGTCACGCTCACCAAGCTGATTGCCCCGGTGGTGCCGTTCCTGGCGGAGTTGATGTATCAGAATCTGCGAACCACCAACGAGCCGGATAGCGTGCATCTGACGCAGTTCCCGCAAGTCGATCCCGCGTTGGTCGATCCGGTGCTGTCCGCCAAGGTGGATGCGCTCATGCGGTTGGTGTCGCTGGGATCGGCGGCCCGCAACGTGGCGAAAATCAAGGTCCGGCAACCGCTCGCGGAGCTGTTCATTCAGCCCGCCGACGACGTGGAAGCCGCCGCCGCCACGGATATGTCCCGCGAGTTAAGCGAGGAACTGAACGTCAAGCGCATCACCGTCGTTCCGACCAGCGAAAAGCCACTGTTCGAGCTGGAAGTGAAGGCGAATATGAAGTCGCTGGGCGGCCGCGCGGGCGCTCGACTGCAGGAAATCAAGAAAGCAATCGAAGCCGTGCCCGCCGAAGTGACCAGCCTCTTCGAAGGCAAAGTCACCGAAGCGACGCTCGATCTGCCCGGTGAGCCGTTCGTCATCACCCTCAGCGATTTGACGGTGGCCCCCAAAGCGCCGACCGGATTCGTCGGGGTGTTGGATCGCAAGACGCGCATCTCGCTGGATACGCGAATCAGCGACGAACTCGCCCTGGAAGGCTTGGCGCGGGATGTGATTCGTGGCGTTCAAGACACCCGCAAAAATGCCGGGCTGGAGATGGAAGATCGCATCGCGTTGGCCTTTGCGACGGAAAATCCGAAGTTGACGCAGGCGATCACCGCGCACCGCGATTCGATTGCCGCCGAGACGCTGGCCACCTCCCTGGAACTTGATCCGGCCACGCTCGGCGAAGGAGCCTTCACCGGCAGTGCCAAGGTGGATGGAAAACCGCTCACCATCGCTCTGAAGAAGGTGTGA
- a CDS encoding KamA family radical SAM protein — MSESEARQPLPSVPVFTTEFSGEDDEPPGKPRRHPLWANVPDHQWNDWRWQSQNSIRSVRQLRNLLTFSPEELEAIGQLEGDYKLAIAPYYFSLINPNDPDDPIRRQSVPSPLEAQNPSGYELEDPLEEDLDSPVPGLTHRYPDRALLVTTHVCSMYCRFCTRKRATMVRGGWDAISRDDQRMIDYVAAHPEIRDVIISGGDPLTLPTAKLRFFLENLAALPHIDVIRIGTRVPVTLPMRLFDSELVELLSSVNKVWIQTHFNHPREITPESAQVVRSLIRGGMPVNNHTVLLKGVNDSLDTMRKLMRGLLRIKVRPYYIFHCDPVIGAGHFRTSVWKGLEIMEGLRGHMSGLGIPTYVVDSPHGGGKIPLMPNYLVSMSDDAVVLRNYEGMMVRYQAQDQPATIATTKTRGVSSLIQGTQSKLVPEQNERMARRQAFREQAEAEAEYGCSDHTGCGSSQPESHSRFAVTLPMISDVAETRSAPADKTMESRTIGSEPPRLVPLSFPTAPPEGEVA; from the coding sequence ATGAGCGAATCCGAAGCGCGGCAGCCGTTGCCCTCGGTTCCTGTCTTCACCACGGAATTCTCCGGGGAAGACGATGAGCCTCCAGGGAAACCCCGTCGCCACCCACTCTGGGCGAATGTCCCTGATCACCAATGGAATGACTGGCGTTGGCAGTCGCAAAATTCCATTCGATCGGTGCGACAACTCCGAAATCTCCTCACATTCTCGCCCGAAGAATTAGAAGCCATCGGGCAGTTGGAAGGAGACTACAAGCTCGCCATTGCACCGTATTATTTTTCGCTCATCAATCCGAATGATCCCGACGACCCCATTCGCCGACAGAGCGTTCCTTCACCTTTGGAAGCTCAGAACCCATCTGGGTACGAACTCGAAGACCCCCTCGAAGAAGACCTCGATTCGCCGGTTCCCGGCCTCACACATCGCTATCCGGATCGGGCACTGCTCGTTACCACCCACGTTTGCTCCATGTATTGCCGCTTCTGCACGCGCAAGCGGGCGACCATGGTTCGCGGTGGCTGGGACGCCATCAGCCGCGACGATCAACGCATGATCGATTACGTCGCCGCACACCCGGAAATCCGCGATGTCATCATTTCCGGCGGCGATCCGCTCACTCTTCCGACTGCGAAATTGCGATTTTTCCTCGAAAATCTCGCGGCTCTTCCGCATATCGATGTCATCCGCATTGGCACCCGAGTTCCTGTCACGCTGCCCATGCGACTATTCGATAGCGAATTAGTTGAGCTGCTCAGTTCTGTGAATAAAGTGTGGATTCAAACCCACTTTAACCACCCCCGAGAAATCACACCAGAGTCCGCGCAAGTCGTGCGGTCGCTCATTCGCGGCGGCATGCCCGTGAATAATCACACGGTTCTGTTAAAAGGTGTGAATGATTCGTTAGATACCATGCGAAAATTAATGCGCGGTCTCCTACGAATTAAAGTGCGACCCTATTATATCTTCCATTGTGATCCCGTCATCGGGGCCGGCCACTTCCGAACTTCCGTCTGGAAGGGGCTGGAAATCATGGAAGGACTTCGCGGCCATATGTCCGGACTGGGCATTCCTACCTATGTGGTCGATAGCCCACATGGCGGCGGTAAAATTCCGTTAATGCCCAATTATCTCGTCTCGATGTCCGATGATGCCGTTGTTCTTCGCAATTATGAAGGCATGATGGTGCGTTATCAGGCACAAGATCAGCCCGCCACGATTGCAACGACCAAGACACGCGGCGTGAGTTCGTTAATTCAGGGCACCCAATCGAAGTTGGTCCCCGAACAGAATGAACGCATGGCCCGCCGACAAGCCTTCCGCGAACAAGCCGAGGCCGAAGCCGAATACGGTTGTTCCGACCACACGGGCTGCGGTTCATCCCAACCCGAATCCCACTCGCGATTTGCGGTCACGCTGCCGATGATTTCCGATGTCGCCGAGACACGATCGGCTCCCGCCGATAAGACGATGGAGTCTCGAACGATTGGGAGCGAGCCACCGCGGTTGGTGCCTCTTAGCTTCCCGACCGCTCCTCCTGAAGGCGAAGTGGCATGA
- a CDS encoding D-alanine--D-alanine ligase family protein, with translation MKIGLAFDLRANQPPLDGSKPDDWYEEFDSAETIAAIRRVLESLGHTVMELGNGRGLVEKLLQTPPDLVFNLAEGEGTSRSREARVPAVCEMLNIPYIGSDPLTLGAALDKEVARNLVEGQEVLVPEGITLMFPEREYDGDYAEFPPLLEESGLSLPLIAKPAWEGSSKGIRKSSLIRTPEEFGPTVVALWKQYSQPVMVEEFIAGDEITVGLIGNNPPRVLGTMRIVPKEPTEEFIYSVEVKRDYLNQVNYESPANLPPDEIEAIEYAATVAYETLGCKDFARLDFRLRDGLPYFIEANPLPGLNPVTSDLVLLSKGYGIEFNELIQGILEAGITRLLNEGIHIPE, from the coding sequence ATGAAAATTGGCCTGGCATTTGACCTGCGAGCGAATCAACCACCCCTGGATGGTTCGAAACCCGACGATTGGTATGAAGAATTTGATTCCGCCGAGACCATTGCAGCCATCCGCCGCGTGCTGGAGTCGCTCGGGCACACCGTCATGGAATTGGGCAACGGTCGCGGTTTGGTCGAAAAATTGCTCCAAACTCCCCCCGACTTGGTGTTCAACCTCGCGGAAGGGGAGGGAACCTCACGATCCCGCGAAGCCCGCGTTCCCGCGGTTTGTGAGATGTTAAACATTCCCTATATCGGCTCTGACCCACTCACATTAGGCGCAGCATTAGACAAGGAAGTGGCCCGAAACTTAGTCGAAGGCCAAGAAGTGTTAGTTCCAGAAGGAATCACACTCATGTTCCCAGAACGGGAATATGATGGCGATTATGCTGAATTTCCGCCTCTGTTAGAAGAATCTGGATTATCCCTACCGTTAATTGCCAAACCCGCCTGGGAAGGTTCTTCCAAAGGCATCCGCAAATCGTCGCTGATCCGGACCCCCGAGGAATTCGGCCCCACCGTGGTGGCATTGTGGAAGCAATACTCGCAACCCGTGATGGTGGAAGAGTTTATCGCCGGAGATGAAATCACCGTTGGCCTGATCGGCAACAACCCGCCGCGAGTGCTGGGCACGATGCGCATTGTGCCAAAAGAGCCAACAGAAGAATTCATTTACAGTGTGGAAGTGAAGCGAGATTATCTCAATCAAGTGAATTACGAAAGTCCCGCGAATCTGCCACCGGATGAAATCGAAGCGATCGAGTATGCCGCGACCGTGGCCTATGAGACGCTCGGCTGCAAAGACTTTGCCCGACTCGATTTCCGTCTCCGCGACGGACTTCCGTACTTTATCGAAGCCAATCCATTACCCGGATTAAATCCCGTGACCTCGGATTTGGTTTTATTATCCAAGGGGTATGGAATCGAATTCAACGAACTGATTCAAGGCATCCTGGAAGCCGGAATCACCCGTCTGTTGAATGAAGGAATTCACATTCCAGAATAA
- a CDS encoding D-alanine--D-alanine ligase family protein, which translates to MKFPSVCLVYNQPVLPSDHPDAASEMEILDTVKRIEAILRDGNFPTSTLPIGYDPFPAFLQLQQTPPDVIFNLFEGFATCTETEAVVAGMFDWLQIPYTGSQAAALSLGRDKFRTKNLLAGAGIPTPAFELQTKIPTTPGELGWPRIVKPAFQDASVGIEQGSVVENLHDYRARIAWVIEHYGPPALVEEFIFGREILVSVIEERDRTEELTILPFSEIVFQPTDQALWPIYSYHAKWDTNSVEYRATPLDVPVILSPDVTMEIERVARACYRLLGCRDYARVDLRLDQNQQIFVLEVNPNPFVNSIAVLDGLEAMKRSHPQFIRDLVWRAYDRGPAKRDASPTHDRLCGNRSSG; encoded by the coding sequence ATGAAATTCCCTTCCGTGTGTCTTGTCTACAACCAACCGGTCCTACCCAGCGACCATCCCGACGCCGCGAGCGAAATGGAAATCCTGGATACCGTCAAGCGAATTGAAGCCATTCTCCGCGATGGGAATTTTCCAACTTCAACCCTGCCAATTGGTTACGATCCATTTCCTGCTTTCCTACAACTCCAACAAACTCCCCCGGACGTGATCTTCAACCTCTTCGAAGGCTTTGCCACCTGCACCGAAACCGAAGCCGTTGTCGCTGGGATGTTTGATTGGTTACAGATCCCATACACAGGATCACAAGCCGCCGCGCTTTCATTAGGCCGAGATAAATTTCGGACCAAAAATCTGTTAGCTGGGGCCGGGATTCCAACTCCCGCTTTCGAATTGCAGACAAAAATCCCCACAACTCCCGGCGAATTAGGCTGGCCGCGAATCGTGAAGCCCGCGTTCCAAGATGCCAGCGTCGGGATCGAACAGGGGAGCGTTGTCGAAAACCTTCACGATTATCGAGCCCGAATCGCCTGGGTGATCGAACATTACGGTCCGCCGGCCTTAGTTGAAGAGTTTATTTTTGGCCGCGAAATTCTCGTGAGTGTGATCGAAGAACGCGATCGAACCGAAGAACTCACGATTCTGCCATTTTCTGAAATTGTCTTCCAACCGACCGATCAAGCATTATGGCCGATTTATTCGTATCACGCGAAATGGGATACCAACAGTGTGGAATATCGAGCCACTCCGTTAGATGTGCCCGTGATCCTGTCACCCGATGTTACGATGGAAATCGAACGCGTCGCGCGAGCCTGTTATCGATTGTTAGGATGCCGAGATTATGCGCGTGTCGATCTCCGACTCGACCAAAATCAACAGATTTTTGTCCTGGAAGTGAACCCAAATCCGTTCGTGAATAGCATCGCGGTATTGGATGGATTAGAGGCCATGAAACGCTCGCACCCTCAATTTATTCGAGATTTGGTGTGGCGAGCATATGATCGCGGTCCGGCAAAACGGGACGCAAGTCCTACGCATGATCGACTTTGTGGAAATCGCAGTTCTGGCTGA